TCACGCCTTCAACCACGTCGCCAAAGGCTACGGAACCCGAAACCTCGGTAACGATTGAGTTGGCGTAAGGATCCCACTCTACCAGCGTTTGGCTTTCCTGAACCTCCTGCCCGTCGTTCACCTTCAGTTTTGCCGCATAGACCACAGAGTAGCGTTCTTTTTCGCGGCCGTTCTCGTCCTGAATGGCGATGAAGCCGTTGCGGTTCATGACGATGATTTCGCCATTATGGGTTTTGATCGTTCTCAGGCCCATGTATTTCACAAAACCGCCCTTTTTGCTCTGCAAGGTGGTTTGCTCAACAACGCGACTCGCCGTTCCGCCGATATGGAAGGTACGCATGGTCAGCTGGGTTCCCGGTTCGCCGATGGATTGCGCCGCAATGACGCCGACCGGCTCGCCCACTTCAACCCAACCCATGGTAGCCAGATTGCGTCCATAGCATTTGATGCAGATACCGCTTCGCGATTCACAAGTCAGACCGGATCGAATTTCCACGCTCTCGACGCCTGCATTTTCGATGATCTCTACCGCCTGCTCATCGATCATGTCGTTGGCTTTGATCAATACTTCGCTGGAGAAAGGATCGCACACATCTTCCAGCGCGGTTCGACCGAGAATACGTTCGCCGAGCGGCTGAATGACTTCTCCGGCTTCGACCAGCGCAGACACGGTCAAGCCCTTCAAGGTGCCGCAGTCTTCTTCGTGAATGATAATGTCCTGGGCCACGTCCACCAGACGTCGCGTGAGGTAACCGGAGTTCGCCGTTTTCAAAGCGGTGTCCGCCAAACCTTTGCGCGCGCCATGGGTCGAAATAAAATACTGGATAACCGACAGGCCTTCGCGGAAGTTTGCGGTGATCGGCGTTTCGATGATCTCGCCCGAGGGCTTGGCCATCAAACCGCGCATACCCGCCAACTGACGCAACTGCTGTGCGGAACCGCGCGCTCCGGAGTCGGCCATGATGAAGATCGAGTTAAAATCTTTCATGTCGGCGCCGTCTACGATTCGCTCGTCTTCCTCTTCCAGCTCGCGGAACATTTCTTCCGAAACTTTTTCGGTGACATGCGCCCAAATATCGATCACTTTATTGTATCGCTCGCCGTTGGTGATCAAACCGTCGCGGTACTGCTGATACACTTTCAATACCTGCTCGCGGGTTTTTTCCACCAACGATATTTTTGCATCCGGAATCTTCATCTGATTGAGGGAAATGGTCAAACCGGCTTCGGTTGCAAACTGGAACCCGAGTCGTTTGACGCTGTCCAGCAAGCCGACGGTTTTTTCACGACCCGCTATCAGGAAGGATTTGGATATCAATTCCGACAAGGCTTTCTTGTCCATCAAGCGATTGATCATATCAAACGGCAATTCACTCGGCAGTTCTTCGCCCAGCATGATGCGTCCGGTCGTGGTTTGCACCAGCTCTCCCTGAACGCGAACCATGATGCGCGCCTGCAGGTCAAGCTGACCGGCATCGTAAGCGGCGATCACTTCCTTGGAATTGGCGAATACTTTTCCCTCGCCCCTAACGTTGCCCTTGACCTTCGTCATATAATAACAACCCAGAACGATATCCTGGGACGGCACCGCAATCGGCTTGCCGTTCGACGGGGACAAAACGTTGTTGGAGGACATCATCAACAACTTGGCTTCCACCTGCGCTTCCATGGAGAGCGGCACATGGACCGCCATCTGGTCGCCGTCAAAGTCGGCGTTGAACGCGGTACATACCAGGGGATGCAATTGAATGGCCTTGCCCTCGATCAGTATGGGCATGAACGCCTGAATTCCGAGTCGATGCAATGTAGGCGCGCGGTTGAGCAGAATGGGGTGACCGTCGACCACTTCTTCGAGCACTTCCCACACTTCGGGCCGCTCCTGCTCTACCAGTTTTTTTGCAGTTTTAATTGTCGCCGCATAGCCTTTTTTCTCAAGCCGACTGAACACAAAGGGCTTGAACAACTCCAGGGCCATTTTCTTGGGCAGTCCGCATTGATGAAAATCCAGTTCAGGTCCGACAACGATGACGGATCGACCGGAATAGTCAACGCGTTTGCCAAGCAGGTTCTGTCGAAATCGACCTTGCTTGCCTTTGAGCATATCGCTCAGCGATTTCAGCGGGCGTTTGTTCGTGCCGCGCAGGGTGCGTCCACGACGTCCGTTATCAAACAGAGCGGACACCGCTTCCTGCAACATGCGTTTTTCGTTACGGATAATGATCTGCGGCGCTTTCAACTCCTGCAATCGCTTCAGGCGATTGTTGCGGTTGATGACGCGGCGGTATAAATCGTTGAGATCGGAAGTCGCAAAGCGTCCGCCATCCAAAGGCACCAGCGGGCGCAACTCGGGCGGAATCACGGGAACGACCTTGAGGATCATCCATTCGGGTTTGTTGCCGGATTTTCGGAACGCGTCAATGATTTTGAGGCGCTTCGAAAACTTCCGCTTGTTCATGACCGAACGGGTATTCTCCAGATCGACCTTGATTTTTTCGATTTCTGCATCGAGATCGAGAGAGGTCAGCAATTCAAGAATCGCTTCCGCGCCGATCATCACTTTCAAGGTGTCGGGGAACTCCATCTCCGCTTCATGATATTCTTCTTCAGCGAGGAGTTGACCGCGTTGCAGATCGGAATCGCCCGGATCCACGACAACATAATTTTCAAAATAAATGATGCGTTCCAGGTCTTTCAGGCTCAGGTCGAGCACATGACCGATGCGGGACGGCAATCCCTTGAAAAACCAGATATGAGCAACCGGGCTGGCCAGTTCAATATGCCCCAGGCGTTCGCGACGCACTTTGGACAGAATGACTTCCACGCCGCATTTCTCACAAACGACGCCTTTGTGCTTCATGCGCTTGTACTTGCCGCAGTTGCACTCCCAGTCCTTGACCGGGCCAAAGATCTTGGCGCAAAACAAACCGTCGCGCTCTGGCTTGAAGGTTCGGTAATTTATGGTTTCGGGTTTCTTGACCTCGCCATAGGACCACGAACGAATTTTCTCAGGCGATGCCAATCGAACTCGAATCGCGTCAAACATGATGGGATTCTTGGGCTTTTCGAAAAACATAAAGCTATCCACCAGGTTTATCTCCTTTTGTTAGTATGCGCACACATGAAAGCTGAATTGAAACGCATGGTTGACGGGTTTGATTTATTTTATTGACTCGATCAACTCAACGTCGATCGCCAGACTCTGCAACTCTTTCACCAGAACGTTAAACGATTCCGGCAGGCTGGGCGTCAAGTTGGTGTCGCCCTTGACGATCGCTTCGTACATACGCTTGCGACCTTCGACGTCGTCGGACTTGACGGTCAACATTTCCTGCAGAGTGTAGGCCGCGCCATAGGCTTCCAGCGCCCACACTTCCATCTCCCCCAGACGCTGTCCGCCGAACTGAGCTTTACCGCCCAGCGGCTGTTGCGTGACCAGCGAGTAAGGACCCGTAGAACGGGCATGGATCTTGTCGTCTACAAGATGATGCAGTTTCAACATATAGATATAACCCACCATGACCTTTTGTCGAAAACGCTGGCCGGACCTGCCGTTGACCAGGGTCATCTCCCCCGCTTCCGGGAAATCATGGGCGTGTAAAATGTCTCGAATATCCTGCTCTTTGGCGCCGTCGAAAACCGGAGTCGCCATATGCTCGCCTGTTACTTTCGCCGCCATACCCAGATTGGTCTCCAGAATCTGCCCGACGTTCATACGAGACGGTACGCCAAGCGGATTCAGAATGAGCTCAATGGGTGTGCCGTTTTCAAGATAGGGCATATCCTCTTCAGGAACGATAGTCGACACGACGCCCTTGTTTCCATGACGTCCCGCCATCTTGTCTCCAACCTGCAACTTGCGTTTCATTGCAAGGAAGACCTTGACCATCTTGATCACGCCAGGGGCCAGATCGTCGCCTTTTTTCAAACGCGCAACCTTGTCCTCTTTCATGGTCTTGAGAATATTGACCTGATCGGCGCAACTTTCAGCCCATTCCTTGAACTGATCCGTCACAGCTTCCGAACAAGGCGTCGAGGGCAGGTCTTTCACGCCCAGAACATCCAATTCCTCTTCCGTGATCTTCTGACCTTTCTTGAATTTTGCTTTGCCGACCGTGGTCGACTTGCTTGCGGTAGCGCCAAGTAATGCGGCGCGCATTCGTTTCTCGGTCTCGCTGATCACGATTTTGATTTCGTCGTTGAAATCTTTTTCAATCAACGAAATTTCTTCCGTCTCAATGGAGAGCGTGCGCGAATCCTTATCAATGCCTTTTCTAGAAAACACCTTGACGTCGATCACGGTGCCCTGAATTCCCGGTGGAACGCGCAGGGAGGTGTCGCGAACGTCGCCGGCTTTTTCACCGAAGATCGCTTTCAGCAGTTTTTCTTCGGGGCTGAGCTGGGTTTCCCCTTTCGGAGTGATCTTTCCGACCAGGATATCATTGGGCTTGACGTTCGCCCCAATGCGAATGATTCCGCTGTCGTCCAGATTCTTTAACGCATCCTCCCCGACGTTGGAAATATCCCGCGTGATCTCTTCTTTACCCTGTTTCGTATCCCGAGCCTCAACTTCAAACTCTTCAATATGAATCGAGGTGTAGACGTCCTCCTTCACCAGCTTTTCGCTGACGATGATCGCATCTTCAAAGTTGTAACCGTGCCAGGGCATGAACGCCACAAGCGCGTTGCGCCCCAGAGCCAGTTCGCCGAGTTCCGTCGAAGGTCCGTCGGCAATCACCTGACCGGCCTTGACCTTGTCGCCCGTTTGAACGAGAGGCTTCTGATTAATACAGGTGTTCTGATTGGAACGCTGAAACTTGGACAGCGTGTAAATATCCACATTCGAATCCAGCAATCGACTTCGCGATGTCTTGGCCTTGCCTTTTCCTTTTCCTACGGTACGAACCACAATACGCGTGGCGTCGGCGCTGATGACTTCGCCGTCGTGTTCGGCGACAATGACCGCCCCGGAATCGCTGGCGACAATCGCCTCCATTCCCGTTCCCACAAAAGGCGCTTCCGCCCGCAGGAGAGGGACTGCCTGACGTTGCATATTGGAACCCATCAAGGCCCGGTTGGCGTCGTCGTTTTCGAGAAAAGGAATCAGGGATGCCGCGACGCTGATCAACTGCTTCGGCGACACGTCCATATAATCAATCTTTTCGGTCGGAGACAGAATGAAGTCGCCGCCTTGGCGCGCAGAGATAATTGGCTCAACAAATTTGCCATTATCATCCATTCTTGCGTTCGCCTGAGCGATGACGTAATTATCTTCTACCATTGCCGTATGAAATTCGACGTCTTCGCTGGCCCGGCCTTTTTCAACGCGCCGGTAAGGCGTCTCGATGAAACCGTACTCATTCACTCGCGCATAGGTGCTCAAAGACGCGATCAAACCAATATTCGGTCCCTCAGGCGTTTCAATCGGGCAAATACGACCGTAATGCGTCGGATGCACGTCGCGCACTTCAAAGCCCGCGCGCTCCCGCGTCAAACCGCCCGGCCCCAAGGCGCTCAATCGTCGCTTGTGGGTGACCTCGGACAAAGGATTGGTCTGGTCCATGAACTGGGACAACTGACTGCTTCCAAAAAATTCCTTGATCGCCGCCGTGACCGGTTTCGAATTGATGAGATCATGCGGCATGGACACTTCTAAATCCTGAATGGACATGCGCTCAATGATCGCGCGTTCCATACGAACCAGACCGACTCGGAACTGATTCTCCAGAGACTCGCCCACAGCGCGGACGCGACGGTTGCCGAGATGGTCGATGTCGTCGATCGTTCCCACGCCATTGCGCAGGTCAACCAGATGACGAACCACGGCAACCAGATCTTCCAGGTTCAGAAGTCGATTGTTCTCAGGAATATCCAGATTGAATTTCTGATTCAGCTTGATGCGCCCCACCACCGACAGATTGTATCGCTTGGTGTTGAAGAACAGGTTGACGAACAAACTGCGAGCAATGTCTGGCGTTGGCGGATCGCCGGGACGCAGACGCTTGTAAATCTCGCGAATCGCGTCGATTTCGGAGGTGATTTTCGCCGCCGCAATGGTGTCGCGAATACTGGTGTCCGGCGTCTCGTCGTCAATGCGCAGAACGCTGATTTCCGCAGGCGCGTTCTTCTTGATATTGGCAAGAACGTCTTCGGTGATCAGGGTGTTGGATTCCACCAGCGCTTCGCCGGTTTCCGCGTCGATGATATCGTCGAACAGGTATTTGCCAATCAAGCTCTCCTCGTCAATCTCAACCTTGGAGGCTCGCGCCATGCGCTGAACTTTTTTCTTCAAAACCGGCGTGACTTTTTTATTGGCCTTGAGGACGACTTCGTCTGATTTTGAATCGACGATATCTTCCAGAGTTTTGAAACCCACCATCAGACTCTTGGAGTTGATGAAGAAACGACTCTCCTCGCCCTTGGTGGTGATGCTGATTTTTTCGATCGGGTAGAACGCTTCCAGAATCTGCTTGTTATCCATCCCAAAGGACTGCAGGAGGATGGTGGCCGGAAGCTTGCGACGTCGGTCGATCTTAACGTAAAGAATGTCTTTGATGTCGAATTCGAAATCGACCCAGGAACCGCGGTCGGGAATGATGCGCGCCGAATAAAGCACCTTGCCGCTGACATGCGTCTTGCCCTTGTCGTGCGAGAAAAACGCGCCGGGAGACCGGTGCATCTGGCTCACGATAACGCGCTCAACGCCGTTGATCATGAAGGTGCCGGTCGGACCCATCATGGGCATTTCGCCCAGAAAAATCTTCTGCTCTTTCACTTCGCGAATGACGTTAATCACCACCTGCTGGACTTTTTCGTCCTGCAAGCGCTGAACAATTTCTTCCGTAGCCAGCGTACGAGACGCCACGATCACCTTGCCGGTCGCAGGACTCTTCACCTCTTCCATGATGTGCTGACCCACAAGGGTCTTCAGATTCTTGGCGTTGAGGTCAATGCGCTCCCGGTCAAACAAAACAAGCCGAACCATTATCTTAATGGGATCGGCATAGGTCAGCCCTTTTTGGCGGCATTCGCTCAGCTTATATTTTTCCTTATAAGCGACTTCCTGCCCTGTTTTTGAGCAGACCACTCCCGGTCCGCCCAGTTCACTGAACTCTCCCTCGCTCGTTTCCCACACGCCGACTTCATAGCCGACGTATTCAATACGAGCGTTAATATTCAGATCTGAAATAGGAAAAATATCCTGAAACACTTCCTCCAACCCCTGGCTTTTACGCTCGCCAGGAGCGACTTCCCACTGCAGAAAGTGTTCAAAGGACTTTTTCTGAATTTCAATCAGATTAGGGATATCAATTACTGTTGGAATTTGGGCGAAATTTTTCCTATTTCTCAAACTGACAAGCGCTTTTTGAGAACGGCTTTTCGTCATAGGCTGCCTAACCCTCTATAGAAAAGGTTAAAAAAAGAAAATGTGTGTCTGACGCAAATCAAAGATCGGGGAATTACTTAATTTCAACCGAACCGCCGGCCGCTTCGATCTTGGCTTTGATATCGTCCGCTTCTTCTTTTTTAACGCCTTCTTTCAGGGGCTTGGGCGCGCCGTCAACCAGATCTTTCGCATCTTTCAGACCCAATCCAGTGATCGTGCGCACTTCTTTAATGACCTGAATTTTCTTGTCGCCCGCCGCAGACAGAATAACGTCGAACTCCGTTTTCTCTTCCGCCGCGCCGCCAGCGTCGCCGCCCGCAGGCATTGCCATCATAGCCGCCGGAGCCGCCGCAGTTACGCCATACTTGTCTTCCAACTCTTTTACAAATTCCGACATCTCCAACACGGTCATCCCGTCAATAAAAGAAATGACATCATCTTTCGTCACAGACATTTAAAATCTCCTTTCACAAAATATATAAAAACTATTAATTATTGAAATATTCAGATTCAGACCCGCCAGTATTCGCCGCTTCTTATTCGGAAGCTTTTTTGTCTTTCACGGCGTCCAGCGTACCAACCAGTTTTCGCAACAGACTGCTGAACACACCCACGAAATTGGTGGTGGGCCCTTGCATTACGGACAGCATTTGAGAAATCAAAACTTCTTTCGATGGCAAATCAGCCAGCGCTTTCACCTGCGCAGGCGTGCATTGCTTGCCTTCGACCACGCCGCAAATGATTTCCGGGTTTTTCTTTGGCCCTGTCTTGGAGTATTCCATCAACGCTTTTGCGGGAGCCACCGCATCGTCGTAACTCAAAGTCAGAGAAACCGGACCTTTCAGCTGATCACTCATCACCTCAAAAGACGTGTTTTTGGCCGCTTCGCGCGCCAAGGTATTCTTGATGACGCGAAATTCAATCGAACGCTCCTTCATGTGAGCGCGCAATGCGGTGATCTCCAGAGCGTCGATGCCCTGGTAATTTGCCAGCACGGCGGACTTCGCCTTTTGAAACACTTCCGTCAATTCTTCGACTGCTTTTATTTTTTCAGCGTTGGGCACGTTGCAACCTTTCGACTTTGTTTCCTGATAATTACTTTTTGACAAGCTCCGCTGGAGCCAACCACCCTCAGTTCATCACGTGGTTGATTTTGATGCCGATTCCCATCGTCGTCGACAGAGACACGCCGCGAATATAGAGACCCTTACTGGAAGACGGCTTCAATTTCACCAACATCGACACCAGCGCATCGTAGTTTTCTGCAAGATCGTCCACGCTGAAACTTGCTTTTCCCAGCGGCGCATGAATGATGCCCGCCTTGTCAACGCGAAAATCCACTTTTCCCGCCTGAATCTC
This window of the Candidatus Nitrohelix vancouverensis genome carries:
- the rpoC gene encoding DNA-directed RNA polymerase subunit beta', with the translated sequence MVDSFMFFEKPKNPIMFDAIRVRLASPEKIRSWSYGEVKKPETINYRTFKPERDGLFCAKIFGPVKDWECNCGKYKRMKHKGVVCEKCGVEVILSKVRRERLGHIELASPVAHIWFFKGLPSRIGHVLDLSLKDLERIIYFENYVVVDPGDSDLQRGQLLAEEEYHEAEMEFPDTLKVMIGAEAILELLTSLDLDAEIEKIKVDLENTRSVMNKRKFSKRLKIIDAFRKSGNKPEWMILKVVPVIPPELRPLVPLDGGRFATSDLNDLYRRVINRNNRLKRLQELKAPQIIIRNEKRMLQEAVSALFDNGRRGRTLRGTNKRPLKSLSDMLKGKQGRFRQNLLGKRVDYSGRSVIVVGPELDFHQCGLPKKMALELFKPFVFSRLEKKGYAATIKTAKKLVEQERPEVWEVLEEVVDGHPILLNRAPTLHRLGIQAFMPILIEGKAIQLHPLVCTAFNADFDGDQMAVHVPLSMEAQVEAKLLMMSSNNVLSPSNGKPIAVPSQDIVLGCYYMTKVKGNVRGEGKVFANSKEVIAAYDAGQLDLQARIMVRVQGELVQTTTGRIMLGEELPSELPFDMINRLMDKKALSELISKSFLIAGREKTVGLLDSVKRLGFQFATEAGLTISLNQMKIPDAKISLVEKTREQVLKVYQQYRDGLITNGERYNKVIDIWAHVTEKVSEEMFRELEEEDERIVDGADMKDFNSIFIMADSGARGSAQQLRQLAGMRGLMAKPSGEIIETPITANFREGLSVIQYFISTHGARKGLADTALKTANSGYLTRRLVDVAQDIIIHEEDCGTLKGLTVSALVEAGEVIQPLGERILGRTALEDVCDPFSSEVLIKANDMIDEQAVEIIENAGVESVEIRSGLTCESRSGICIKCYGRNLATMGWVEVGEPVGVIAAQSIGEPGTQLTMRTFHIGGTASRVVEQTTLQSKKGGFVKYMGLRTIKTHNGEIIVMNRNGFIAIQDENGREKERYSVVYAAKLKVNDGQEVQESQTLVEWDPYANSIVTEVSGSVAFGDVVEGVTMKEDFDEITGLSTKVIISHRDEKKQPRVSIKDEKGETLRRYLLPAGAHINVTEGDAVHAGDMIVKIPRESAKTKDITGGLPRVAELFEARKPHEQATITEVAGKVKFGGFVKGMRKVIVETETGEEFEYLIPRGKHINVHEGDEVIAGEPLMDGASNPHDILRILGENELQKYLVNEVQEVYRLQGVAINDKHIEVIVRQMLRHLIIEEPGETDLLIGEQVTKKVFNERNQEAIKNNQKPAKGSPVLLGITKSSLSTESFISAASFQETTRVLTEVSVSGRRDDLVGLKENVIMGKLIPAGTGCRAYTGIRIEEPGMDEEDKIEEEETAVPAE
- the rpoB gene encoding DNA-directed RNA polymerase subunit beta gives rise to the protein MVRLVLFDRERIDLNAKNLKTLVGQHIMEEVKSPATGKVIVASRTLATEEIVQRLQDEKVQQVVINVIREVKEQKIFLGEMPMMGPTGTFMINGVERVIVSQMHRSPGAFFSHDKGKTHVSGKVLYSARIIPDRGSWVDFEFDIKDILYVKIDRRRKLPATILLQSFGMDNKQILEAFYPIEKISITTKGEESRFFINSKSLMVGFKTLEDIVDSKSDEVVLKANKKVTPVLKKKVQRMARASKVEIDEESLIGKYLFDDIIDAETGEALVESNTLITEDVLANIKKNAPAEISVLRIDDETPDTSIRDTIAAAKITSEIDAIREIYKRLRPGDPPTPDIARSLFVNLFFNTKRYNLSVVGRIKLNQKFNLDIPENNRLLNLEDLVAVVRHLVDLRNGVGTIDDIDHLGNRRVRAVGESLENQFRVGLVRMERAIIERMSIQDLEVSMPHDLINSKPVTAAIKEFFGSSQLSQFMDQTNPLSEVTHKRRLSALGPGGLTRERAGFEVRDVHPTHYGRICPIETPEGPNIGLIASLSTYARVNEYGFIETPYRRVEKGRASEDVEFHTAMVEDNYVIAQANARMDDNGKFVEPIISARQGGDFILSPTEKIDYMDVSPKQLISVAASLIPFLENDDANRALMGSNMQRQAVPLLRAEAPFVGTGMEAIVASDSGAVIVAEHDGEVISADATRIVVRTVGKGKGKAKTSRSRLLDSNVDIYTLSKFQRSNQNTCINQKPLVQTGDKVKAGQVIADGPSTELGELALGRNALVAFMPWHGYNFEDAIIVSEKLVKEDVYTSIHIEEFEVEARDTKQGKEEITRDISNVGEDALKNLDDSGIIRIGANVKPNDILVGKITPKGETQLSPEEKLLKAIFGEKAGDVRDTSLRVPPGIQGTVIDVKVFSRKGIDKDSRTLSIETEEISLIEKDFNDEIKIVISETEKRMRAALLGATASKSTTVGKAKFKKGQKITEEELDVLGVKDLPSTPCSEAVTDQFKEWAESCADQVNILKTMKEDKVARLKKGDDLAPGVIKMVKVFLAMKRKLQVGDKMAGRHGNKGVVSTIVPEEDMPYLENGTPIELILNPLGVPSRMNVGQILETNLGMAAKVTGEHMATPVFDGAKEQDIRDILHAHDFPEAGEMTLVNGRSGQRFRQKVMVGYIYMLKLHHLVDDKIHARSTGPYSLVTQQPLGGKAQFGGQRLGEMEVWALEAYGAAYTLQEMLTVKSDDVEGRKRMYEAIVKGDTNLTPSLPESFNVLVKELQSLAIDVELIESIK
- the rplL gene encoding 50S ribosomal protein L7/L12, whose translation is MSVTKDDVISFIDGMTVLEMSEFVKELEDKYGVTAAAPAAMMAMPAGGDAGGAAEEKTEFDVILSAAGDKKIQVIKEVRTITGLGLKDAKDLVDGAPKPLKEGVKKEEADDIKAKIEAAGGSVEIK
- the rplJ gene encoding 50S ribosomal protein L10, which translates into the protein MPNAEKIKAVEELTEVFQKAKSAVLANYQGIDALEITALRAHMKERSIEFRVIKNTLAREAAKNTSFEVMSDQLKGPVSLTLSYDDAVAPAKALMEYSKTGPKKNPEIICGVVEGKQCTPAQVKALADLPSKEVLISQMLSVMQGPTTNFVGVFSSLLRKLVGTLDAVKDKKASE